In Aquincola tertiaricarbonis, the genomic stretch GAACTGCCTGACGGCAACGGCATGGAGTTGCTGGCCGAACTGGTGCACTACCCGGCCACGAAGATCGTCACCACGCTCTACTCGGATGACGACCACCTCTTCCCGGCCCTGCAACGTGGCGCCGACGGCTACCTGCTGAAAGAAGACCGATTCGAGGTGCTGGTGGAAGAGCTGCAGAAGATCGTCCGCGGCCAGCCGCCGCTGTCGCCGGCGATTGCCCGGCGGCTGCTGACCCACTTTCGTGGCAACCACCAGGATGGCGGGGCGGTTGATTCGGGCTTTTCTACGCCGTTCGGCTTCGGTACCAGCCGACCGGTACCGATCGAAAAACCGCTCGACCACGAGCGCCTGACCCCGCGCGAGAACGAGGTGCTCACCTACCTCAGCAAGGGCTTCACCATCAAGGAAATCGCCAGCCTGATGGGCATCAAGTGGTTCACCGTCAACGACCACATCAAGTCCATCTACAAGAAGCTCAACGTCTCGAGCCGCGCCGAGGCCGCCGTGCTGGCCAGCAAGCAGGGGCTGGTCTGACAGCGGAAGCGGACAAGACCGTCCGTTGACAACGCCGCCGGTACACCGCCGTGTCATGAGCCGTACCGGTATGTCACTGGCTCCGGATGCGATGCCGGAGGCTGGTTTCGACACCCAGGCCTGGGAACGCAGCCTGGGGCGGCCGCTGTGTGCCGGGCGGGCACTCAATTGGCGCTCACGGATCGTGGCGATGGCCGCCCTGCTGGGTTGCCTGGCCTTGTTTCTGCTGGTCCGCGCGCTGGCAGCCACGCCCACGCTGGATGCCAGCTGGAGCGCAGATGCATCGGGCCGGCTGATCGTCACACCCCAGCATGGCCGCCAAGGTGCCGCTCCCGAGCCCGACTCGCTGCTGGGCTTGCTGGACGCGCACGGTCGCCCCCTGCCCGTGTCCACCAGCCTGCTGCAACGGGCACCGCGCTGGATCGTCGACGACGAAGAGCGGCGACGCCATGCCGCGATGCATGAGCGGCTGAACGACGCGCTGGCTCTGGGCCCGGTGACGCTGGTATTGGCCGAGTCCGCCCCGCTGGGCCTGCGGCCCCATGCCCGCGGCATCGGTGGCCTGGGTGTCGGCTTCTGGCTGATCGCCATCCTGGCGCTGGCGCTGTACCTCACTGCGGCGGTGGTCGTCGCTGCGCGGCCCAGCGAGCGCAATGCGATGTACGCGGTGATGGCCATCAGCCAGGCCCTCAATCTCGGGTTCATCGCCGCGGAATCGATGCCCGGGCTGTTGGTACCAGCCTGGCTGCTCACCCTGGATTTCCCGGTGCGGACAGCGCTGGACCTGCTGACCGCGGCTGCGTTGGTGCACGCCACCGGGGTCCACCCCACGCCCGTGCGCGGCCGCTGGTGGACGGCCTGCGCCGCGTGGGTGGGGGTGGGCAGTTTGATGCTGCTCACCACAACCGGTCAGCTGCCCGGCGCCTGGTGGTGGACGCAAGGCGCCGCGGTGATCCTGGGCGGAATCGCCATCCTTCAATTGAGCCGTCAAGGCGGCCATCAGCCTCATCCCGCCGCCATCCTGCTGCGTCGGCTTGCCATGGTGGCCATGGGCACGCTGCTGCTGCTCACTTTGGCCGTGGCGGCAGCCTCCCAGCGGGTGGACATCGCCCACTTCGCGAGCGCCATCGGCTCCACCGTGTGGGTGGTCTTCCTCTCATCGCTGCTGGGCCTGCTGCCCTTTCTGGCCCGATCTCAACAGGTACTGCGCGAGTTCTCGATGCTGGCGGGCGTGAGCACCGTGGCCACCTCTCTGGACCTGCTCTTCGTCGCTGCGTTTTCGCTCAGTCAGTTCGCTTCGGTCACGCTGGCGCTCTTCATCTCACTCGGCATCTACGCCGGCGTGCGCCAGTGGCTGCTGAATCGTGTGATGGGCAACGCCGTGCTCACCACCGAACGAGCGTTCGAGCAGTTGTATCGCCTGGCGCGCGAACTCGAAGGCCGTCCCGAGCGGGTGGGCGAACGTTTGTCGCAATTGCTGCGTGAGCTCTTCGAGCCGCTCGAGGCCATGCTGGTCCAGCGCACGCTACCGTCAGCGCGCGTGGCCGGCGACGGCGCGACGCTCATCGTGCCCGTGCCCACGATGCCGGGAGGTGATGCACTGGCGCCCGATGCATCGGTCGTGCTGCGCTATGCCCGCAAAGGCACGCGCATCTTCTGCGACGAAGACGCGCGGCTGGCCGACCGCATCTGCGAGCAGCTACGCCGCGCCGTGGCGTTTGACCAGGCGGTCGAACAAGGTCGCAACGAAGAACGCACGCGCCTCGCGCAGGACCTGCACGACGACATCGGTGCCCGACTGCTGACGCTGATGTACAAGGCGCCCGATCCGGAAACCGAAGAGTATGTGCGCCACACCCTCAAGGACCTCAAAACCTTGACGCGTGGTCTGGCGGCATCCAACCATCGCCTGACGCATGCCGCTGCTGAATGGAAGGCTGACATCACGCAACGCCTGAGCGCAGCGCATTGCGACCTGGGCTGGTCATTCAGCGTGGACGACGATATCGCACTGAATGTC encodes the following:
- a CDS encoding LuxR C-terminal-related transcriptional regulator gives rise to the protein MAVKVLILEDNPVARSFLCRVVRESFSDTIVITEAGDLESARKHINLTGGARGLHGVDPFKLILVDLELPDGNGMELLAELVHYPATKIVTTLYSDDDHLFPALQRGADGYLLKEDRFEVLVEELQKIVRGQPPLSPAIARRLLTHFRGNHQDGGAVDSGFSTPFGFGTSRPVPIEKPLDHERLTPRENEVLTYLSKGFTIKEIASLMGIKWFTVNDHIKSIYKKLNVSSRAEAAVLASKQGLV
- a CDS encoding ATP-binding protein, whose translation is MSRTGMSLAPDAMPEAGFDTQAWERSLGRPLCAGRALNWRSRIVAMAALLGCLALFLLVRALAATPTLDASWSADASGRLIVTPQHGRQGAAPEPDSLLGLLDAHGRPLPVSTSLLQRAPRWIVDDEERRRHAAMHERLNDALALGPVTLVLAESAPLGLRPHARGIGGLGVGFWLIAILALALYLTAAVVVAARPSERNAMYAVMAISQALNLGFIAAESMPGLLVPAWLLTLDFPVRTALDLLTAAALVHATGVHPTPVRGRWWTACAAWVGVGSLMLLTTTGQLPGAWWWTQGAAVILGGIAILQLSRQGGHQPHPAAILLRRLAMVAMGTLLLLTLAVAAASQRVDIAHFASAIGSTVWVVFLSSLLGLLPFLARSQQVLREFSMLAGVSTVATSLDLLFVAAFSLSQFASVTLALFISLGIYAGVRQWLLNRVMGNAVLTTERAFEQLYRLARELEGRPERVGERLSQLLRELFEPLEAMLVQRTLPSARVAGDGATLIVPVPTMPGGDALAPDASVVLRYARKGTRIFCDEDARLADRICEQLRRAVAFDQAVEQGRNEERTRLAQDLHDDIGARLLTLMYKAPDPETEEYVRHTLKDLKTLTRGLAASNHRLTHAAAEWKADITQRLSAAHCDLGWSFSVDDDIALNVVQWSALTRALRELINNVISHAQATRVDVDGAYERGQLTIVVSDNGQGTEPEAWSHGLGLNGVRKRVRQLNGHVEWRTRDPQGIQCRIWIPSLALSARDEWRNVP